Proteins encoded within one genomic window of Phototrophicus methaneseepsis:
- a CDS encoding NUDIX hydrolase — protein MGAHEQGADATAGHWLTIPRTLCFVQNSDDLLLMKRAPHRRVFPNQYNGLGGHIERDEDPFSAAMREIKEESGLDVYDMRLRAVHNISTDAVTGIMLFVFTAWADRREFISDDVEGTLHWVPIAALSEYDLVEDLPLMLPRILQMAPDAAPLFGLVTYDEMDKIQIQYVHS, from the coding sequence TTGGGAGCACATGAGCAAGGCGCTGACGCAACAGCCGGACACTGGCTAACGATACCAAGAACGCTGTGCTTTGTACAAAACAGTGACGATTTATTGTTGATGAAACGTGCCCCGCATCGGCGTGTTTTCCCGAACCAGTACAATGGCCTTGGCGGCCATATTGAGCGTGATGAAGACCCATTTTCAGCCGCTATGCGAGAGATCAAGGAAGAGAGCGGACTGGATGTTTACGATATGCGTCTGCGGGCTGTGCATAACATTAGCACGGATGCAGTAACGGGTATCATGCTTTTTGTGTTTACTGCATGGGCGGATAGACGAGAATTTATCAGTGATGATGTTGAGGGGACGCTGCACTGGGTGCCGATAGCTGCGCTTAGTGAATATGATCTGGTGGAAGATTTGCCGCTTATGCTGCCGCGCATATTACAGATGGCACCAGACGCTGCGCCATTATTTGGGTTGGTAACGTACGATGAAATGGATAAGATTCAAATTCAATATGTTCAT